A single genomic interval of Pyrus communis chromosome 5, drPyrComm1.1, whole genome shotgun sequence harbors:
- the LOC137735715 gene encoding jasmonate-induced oxygenase 2, whose protein sequence is MNCPQDWPEPIVRVQSLSDSSVIPARYIKPPPDRPTYISSSDISDHANIPVIDLQGLSGEDDRLRAATLSQISEACREWGFFQVVNHGVSPELMDKTQQVWRDFFHLPMELKQVYANSPKTYEGYGSRLGVERGAILDWSDYYFLHYLPSCLKDYNKWPALPDYGREVIDEYGKEVVKLGGRILKALSLNLGLGEDFLQNAFGGQDIGACLRTNFYPKCPQPDLTLGLSSHSDPGGMTILLADQQVPGLQVRKDGTWITVKPAPHAFIVNIGDQIQVLSNATYKSVEHRVIVNPAKERLSLAFFYNPKSDIPIEPAKELVTPDKPALYSPKTFNEYRLYIRLNGPRGKSQVEGLKSQQNTS, encoded by the exons ATGAATTGCCCACAGGATTGGCCAGAGCCAATAGTCCGAGTACAATCCTTATCCGACAGCTCCGTAATCCCAGCTCGATACATCAAGCCCCCACCCGATAGACCCACCTATATCTCATCATCCGATATTTCTGATCATGCCAACATCCCAGTTATTGACTTACAAGGCTTATCCGGCGAGGACGATCGCCTGCGTGCCGCCACGCTTAGCCAAATCTCCGAGGCCTGCCGTGAGTGGGGGTTCTTCCAAGTGGTGAACCACGGCGTTAGCCCGGAACTGATGGACAAAACCCAGCAGGTTTGGCGGGATTTTTTCCATTTGCCGATGGAGTTGAAGCAGGTCTATGCCAACTCACCAAAGACTTATGAAGGGTATGGGAGTAGGCTTGGAGTTGAGAGAGGCGCCATTCTTGACTGGAGTGATTACTATTTCCTTCACTATCTTCCGTCCTGCTTGAAGGACTACAACAAGTGGCCTGCCCTCCCTGATTACGGAAG GGAAGTAATAGATGAGTATGGAAAGGAGGTAGTGAAGCTTGGTGGGAGGATATTGAAGGCTTTGTCACTTAACCTTGGATTAGGAGAAGACTTTCTCCAAAATGCATTTGGTGGCCAAGACATTGGGGCATGTCTAAGGACCAACTTTTATCCAAAGTGCCCCCAGCCTGACCTGACCCTGGGCCTGTCGTCGCACTCAGACCCCGGCGGCATGACCATTCTGCTGGCCGACCAACAAGTCCCTGGTCTACAAGTCCGGAAGGATGGCACTTGGATCACGGTGAAACCAGCTCCACACGCTTTTATTGTCAATATTGGTGATCAAATTCAG GTCTTAAGTAATGCAACATACAAGAGCGTAGAGCACAGGGTGATCGTAAACCCAGCAAAAGAGAGACTCTCGTTGGCCTTCTTCTACAATCCAAAAAGCGACATACCAATTGAACCGGCGAAGGAGCTTGTAACGCCGGACAAACCTGCACTGTATTCTCCAAAGACATTCAATGAATACAGGCTTTACATAAGATTGAATGGCCCTCGAGGAAAATCTCAAGTCGAAGGCTTAAAGTCTCAACAAAATACATCGTGA
- the LOC137733785 gene encoding PHD finger protein ALFIN-LIKE 2 encodes MPSSSPRTVEEIFKDYSARRSAVIRALTNDVDEFYSLCDPEKENLCLYGHPDESWEVTLPAEEVPPELPEPALGINFARDGMNRKDWLSLIAVHSDSWLLSVAFYFGARLNRNERKRLFSLTNDLPTIFEVVTGRKPVKDKPSGDIGSKSRNSKRSIDGQMRTNNKVHDASYMEDEDEHSETLCGSCGGNYSANEFWIGCDICERWYHGKCVKITPAKAESIPQYKCPPCSTKKSK; translated from the exons atgccatcGTCGAGCCCTCGCACCGTCGAAGAGATCTTCAAGGACTACAGCGCCCGGCGCTCCGCCGTCATTCGAGCCCTCACCAACG ATGTGGACGAGTTCTATTCGCTTTGCGATCCAG AGAAGGAGAATTTGTGCTTGTATGGACACCCGGATGAGTCGTGGGAGGTGACTTTGCCGGCAGAGGAAGTTCCCCCGGAGCTTCCTGAGCCTGCACTGGGCATCAATTTCGCAAGAGATGGGATGAACCGTAAAGATTGGCTGTCATTGATTGCAGTACATAGCGACTCTTGGTTGCTCTCTGTGGCCTTCTACTTTGGTGCTCGACTTAATCGGAATGAGAG GAAGCGTCTGTTTAGCTTGACAAATGATCTGCCTACAATCTTTGAAGTCGTAACTGGAAGGAAGCCTGTAAAAGACAAGCCCAGTGGGGATATTGGAAGTAAATCCAGGAACTCAAAG AGATCGATTGACGGACAAATGAGGACCAACAATAAGGTACATGATGCAAGCTATATGGAGGATGAAGATGAGCATAGTGAAACCCTATGTGGAAGCTGTGGAGGAAATTACAGTGCTAATGAGTTTTGGATCGGCTGCGACATCTGTGAGAGGTGGTACCATGGGAAGTGTGTCAAGATAACACCAGCCAAGGCAGAATCGATTCCGCAGTATAAATGTCCTCCTTGCAGCACAAAGAAGAGCAAGTAG